In bacterium, the genomic stretch TGTCGGTGGTCCTGTGCCCTTCGATTGCGCTGGTTGCACAGATCCGCCGCGAGTTTCTGCAGCACGCCCGAAGGCCGATGCGGGTGATGGCGGTGTGCTCCGACCAAGGCGTCGCCGCTGACGAGGAGAAGGTCGCCAACGACGACGACGCCACACTCGACAGGGGCTTGGCGACGACCGAGGAGATCAAGGGATGTCCGGTCACCACCGATGCCGACGAGATCGGCAATTGGATACGGCAGCGGCGCAACGGCGCGTGCAGCGGCTCGGTGAGCGTGGTCTTCGGCACCTACCAGTCCGCGCGGCGCATCTCGGAAGGCATCGCGAAGGCTGAGGCCTCGGACGCATTCAAGGTTCTGGTCTGCGACGAAGCGCACCGCACCGCGGGAGTGCGCCGCCGCAAGCGCAGCACCGCCGCGGAGGACAGGCTGCGGGAGTTCACGCTGTGCCATGACCGCGAAGCCTTCCCGGCGACGTACCGCGTCTACCAGACCGCGACGCCGCGCATCTACGGAGACAGTGCTTTGGCAGAGGCGTCGGGCCGCGCCGACCGAGCCGACTTCGTGCTGCGTCAGATGGACGATCCGGAGATCTTCGGAGTCGAGCTGTACCGGCGTTCCTACGCCGATGCGGTTCGCAATGGCTGGCTGTCGGACTATCGGATCATCGCCATGGCCGTCGGAGGGCAGGAGGCCACCGACATCGCCAACGAACTCGTCCGCGAAGCCGACGAACAGGCGGCCCTCGACGCCGAGGCGGTGCGGGCCGCGGCCGGGCGCGGGCACCGGGTCAAAGCGCCTGGCCGCCGAGCCGGTCGGCTGCCGAGCACCGGCGACTACCTCAAGGGGATGGCGTTCGCGCTGGTGATGGGCGGCGCGGCCCGCGCGTCGGACGGAGGCCGCGTGCTGCTTCGGTCCTGTATCGGGTTCCTGAACACGATTGCCCGCAGCAAGGCGATGACATCGGTTCTGCAATCCGCGGCGGTGCGGGAATGGGTCGCCAAGCGGGCTGACGACGCCGCATCCGAGTACCGGCTGGAGCACCTCGACGCATCTTCGCCGGTGGCAGGCCGCGACGAAGCCAAACGGAGGCTCGCCGCCGCCACATCTGAGGAGCCACACGGTGTCCTGAACGTCGGGATCTTCGGGGAGGGCACCGACTCTCCATCGCTCTCGGCGGTCGCGTTCCTGGAGCCGCGCAAGTCGCCGATCGACGTGGTGCAGGCCGTCGGCCGAGCGATGCGACGCGCCGAGGGCAAGGCTCTCGGCTACATCGTCGTGCCGGTAGTCATCCCGCCGGGCGTGGACGCCGAACGCCACCTCGCCATCAGCGACAAGCACGAGGGCTGGCGGGAACTCGGGGACATTCTCCAGGCACTACGAGCGCACGACAAGCGCATCGAGGACGCTCTGCCGGAGATGTTGACCATTCAGCTTCCCCCTGAGCCTCCGCCGCAACTGGAGTTGAGGACCGCCGTCGCGGTCGGCAGGCCGGACAGGACGAGATTGGAATACGCGGTCGTGACCGGCAGCCGAGACCGGGCCGAGGACACCGCCCGTGCTGCGGTGCGAGAAGACCGCCCTCTGCTGGACTACGACAACACCGAGCCATTCGACGAAGCACGATGGCAGGCACTCAAGGACGAGCCGACGTCGCTGATCGTCCACGTGAAACGACCCGATGGCAGTACCGCGACCCGCGAGGACTCGGTGGTTCGCCACAAGCCCAAGCCGAACCAGCAACAGGGTCACGTCAATCCAAGGCAGACGAAGCGGCGCGCCGGTCAGGTAGCCCAGGGCAAGCGGGGGCGCGAGTTGCCCGACCCCGCCGAACGCGCCCGTCGGCGAGCCGAACGCGATGCCCAGAGGCAGGCCGCGTTCGAAGGCCACGTCCAGGGTGTTCTGCTCGACCTGTCAGAACAGCTGGGCGGACACGTCGCGATGCACTTGCTGGAGAAGTCCGGCCTCACCGGCAACAAGGTCAAGCGCGACCTGAACCTGCTGGCCGACGCCGTGAACGAGGCCGCGCGGCACCTGCACGACGAGGCGGGTCTCGCTGCTGAGACGGACGCTCACTTCGGCCTCGACCGCCTGGCCGCGCCGAAGCAGGGGAAACCGCGCGCCGACGGCGCGACCGTCGCAGCGCTGCTATGGATGAATGCCGCGATGCTGCATCAGCGCATCCATGCGGGCGGCTGGCTGGGCCGGAGGGGAATAGACCCGCTCGCCGACATCAAGTCCTCGCCCGAACCCGAGCAAGGGTTCGGCGACTCGTGGAACTCCATAGCCCGACAGGACTTCCTCCCGGTCATCGAACCGGCGACCCTGGCGCTGACGGCGGCGCGGCGAACCGGAGCCTTCCCGATACTTGACAGCAAGGGCGTGGACGTCCAGCAGACGATCGAGGGCGCGCCCGACGAGCACTGGGTCTGGGAGGGGAACGGCCCCGCGCCCATCCTGTCCAAGGCTGGGCACCTGTTCCTCACCACTGGCCAATGGATGCCAGCCACCCGATTGACGGCGCTGGCCACTACCGAGGCGCATGTCGGAAGGGGCTGGCGTCCGGTCACGGGAGCAACCCTCCGACAGGCGCAAGCACTGGCGGTATTCGTCAACTCCACGGTCGGACGGATGGTGCTGATGCGCCTCGGTGGGCGCTTCCTGCACTTCCCCAACTACAACACCGCTGCGGTCAACGCCCTGCCCATCCCCAACAT encodes the following:
- a CDS encoding DEAD/DEAH box helicase family protein, encoding MAPHIRDWHVDGCWRWEDWPDRDEVMPEGTPEVDVGIDLVARRRDDGGWIAIQVKARRLNPVGEGERVTSGELDKFLSAAANPAVWAERWLAVNGAVPLGGHSPGKVSMSGAPVQVVNVAQAVQSQCTALAAGMETDACPHCEAGTGGSPADTEEPPTQTRSCMQREAVRTAVERLRANEQADEKNIPRGEARGRIVLPCGTGKTRIALRITEELTYPGELSVVLCPSIALVAQIRREFLQHARRPMRVMAVCSDQGVAADEEKVANDDDATLDRGLATTEEIKGCPVTTDADEIGNWIRQRRNGACSGSVSVVFGTYQSARRISEGIAKAEASDAFKVLVCDEAHRTAGVRRRKRSTAAEDRLREFTLCHDREAFPATYRVYQTATPRIYGDSALAEASGRADRADFVLRQMDDPEIFGVELYRRSYADAVRNGWLSDYRIIAMAVGGQEATDIANELVREADEQAALDAEAVRAAAGRGHRVKAPGRRAGRLPSTGDYLKGMAFALVMGGAARASDGGRVLLRSCIGFLNTIARSKAMTSVLQSAAVREWVAKRADDAASEYRLEHLDASSPVAGRDEAKRRLAAATSEEPHGVLNVGIFGEGTDSPSLSAVAFLEPRKSPIDVVQAVGRAMRRAEGKALGYIVVPVVIPPGVDAERHLAISDKHEGWRELGDILQALRAHDKRIEDALPEMLTIQLPPEPPPQLELRTAVAVGRPDRTRLEYAVVTGSRDRAEDTARAAVREDRPLLDYDNTEPFDEARWQALKDEPTSLIVHVKRPDGSTATREDSVVRHKPKPNQQQGHVNPRQTKRRAGQVAQGKRGRELPDPAERARRRAERDAQRQAAFEGHVQGVLLDLSEQLGGHVAMHLLEKSGLTGNKVKRDLNLLADAVNEAARHLHDEAGLAAETDAHFGLDRLAAPKQGKPRADGATVAALLWMNAAMLHQRIHAGGWLGRRGIDPLADIKSSPEPEQGFGDSWNSIARQDFLPVIEPATLALTAARRTGAFPILDSKGVDVQQTIEGAPDEHWVWEGNGPAPILSKAGHLFLTTGQWMPATRLTALATTEAHVGRGWRPVTGATLRQAQALAVFVNSTVGRMVLMRLGGRFLHFPNYNTAAVNALPIPNISDRACTEPLADCSEATRGEVVPQF